Proteins found in one Oribacterium sp. oral taxon 102 genomic segment:
- a CDS encoding carbohydrate ABC transporter permease, with amino-acid sequence MTLERKRQLSTFLKYFVLIVVGIIMIYPLLWMIGAAFKTNSEIFSGIGFLPKHPTMEGFQKAMQGYGGDINIWTSMLNTYKIVLPKVLFTIFSCTITAYGFARFRFKGHDFFFVLLMSTLFLPNVVLNVPQFIMYNKWGWVDSPLYLPLIVATLFAQDTYFVFMLIQFLRNIPKELDEAAKIDGCSSLGTLWHVIVPVLKPAMVSCALFQFMWSNNDFMGPLLYVSTPRRYPAAIFVKMSMDADTGFAWNRILALSLISIIPSLVIFFLAQDQFIDGVTAGSVKG; translated from the coding sequence ATGACATTAGAGAGAAAAAGACAGCTCAGCACATTTCTGAAATACTTCGTGCTGATCGTGGTCGGCATCATCATGATTTATCCGCTGCTCTGGATGATCGGTGCGGCATTCAAGACCAATTCCGAGATCTTCTCCGGTATCGGCTTCCTGCCGAAGCATCCGACCATGGAGGGCTTCCAGAAGGCGATGCAGGGCTATGGCGGAGACATTAACATCTGGACTTCCATGCTGAATACCTACAAGATCGTCCTTCCGAAGGTGCTCTTCACGATCTTTTCCTGCACGATTACTGCCTACGGCTTCGCCAGATTCCGCTTCAAGGGACATGATTTCTTCTTCGTTCTCCTGATGTCGACGCTTTTCCTGCCGAACGTGGTGCTGAATGTGCCGCAGTTTATCATGTACAATAAGTGGGGCTGGGTCGACAGCCCGCTCTATCTGCCGCTGATTGTGGCGACGCTCTTCGCGCAGGACACCTATTTTGTGTTTATGCTGATCCAGTTCCTCCGGAACATCCCGAAGGAGCTGGATGAGGCGGCGAAGATCGACGGCTGCTCCTCGCTGGGGACGCTCTGGCATGTGATCGTTCCGGTGCTGAAGCCCGCGATGGTCTCCTGTGCACTGTTCCAGTTCATGTGGTCGAACAACGACTTCATGGGCCCGCTGCTCTATGTTTCCACACCGCGGCGCTACCCGGCGGCGATCTTCGTGAAGATGTCCATGGATGCGGATACGGGCTTCGCATGGAACCGGATTCTGGCGCTGTCCCTCATTTCGATCATCCCGTCGCTGGTGATCTTCTTCCTGGCGCAGGATCAGTTCATCGACGGCGTGACCGCAGGCTCTGTGAAGGGGTAA
- a CDS encoding ABC transporter permease subunit, which yields MLRKFLKRQNGSTLLLYITILLFLLLYLAGCILYGAKGFIHFQTFLNLLITNAGLLCVAAGMTLVMLTGGIDISVGSLIAMDCMILAYGMGVRGLPCIPLILLILGIGIVFGAVQGFLIGYMKIQPFIITMAGMFFARGMTAVICTDQISITEESNRFFYLLANWKLQLPAFLGYVNKKGKLQAPFIRASVLIALLVLLAVYLLLRYTRFGRALYAVGGSEQSAEMMGLNVRWVKLRAYVLSSFLCSIGGICYCLNTMSGSVQQARGFEMSAIASSVIGGTLLTGGVGNVVGSFFGVLINGTISTLVTTNGKLLSSWANIATAALLCFFIILQSVFAYWKNQAR from the coding sequence ATGCTTAGGAAATTTCTGAAAAGGCAGAATGGCAGCACTCTGCTCCTCTACATCACGATACTGCTATTTCTCCTGCTGTATCTCGCAGGCTGCATCCTCTACGGGGCGAAGGGCTTCATACACTTCCAGACCTTTCTGAATCTGCTGATTACCAATGCGGGGCTCCTCTGTGTCGCCGCGGGCATGACCTTAGTCATGCTGACCGGCGGAATCGATATCTCGGTCGGCTCGCTGATCGCGATGGACTGCATGATCCTTGCCTATGGCATGGGCGTGAGGGGACTGCCCTGCATTCCGCTGATCCTGCTGATCCTCGGCATCGGCATCGTCTTTGGCGCGGTACAGGGCTTCCTGATCGGCTATATGAAGATCCAGCCCTTCATCATCACGATGGCGGGGATGTTCTTCGCACGGGGGATGACGGCGGTAATCTGCACGGATCAGATCTCCATTACGGAGGAGAGCAACCGCTTCTTCTACCTGCTTGCCAACTGGAAGCTGCAGCTCCCGGCGTTTCTCGGCTATGTAAATAAGAAGGGAAAGCTGCAGGCACCCTTCATCCGGGCCTCCGTGCTGATCGCCCTCCTCGTCCTGCTCGCGGTTTATCTGCTGCTCCGCTATACGCGCTTCGGACGTGCGCTCTACGCGGTGGGCGGCAGTGAGCAGTCGGCGGAAATGATGGGGCTTAACGTGCGCTGGGTGAAGCTGCGCGCCTATGTTCTTTCCTCCTTCCTCTGCTCGATCGGCGGGATCTGCTACTGCCTGAATACGATGTCCGGCTCGGTGCAGCAGGCACGCGGCTTCGAGATGAGCGCAATCGCCTCCTCTGTCATCGGCGGGACGCTCCTGACCGGCGGTGTCGGCAATGTCGTCGGCTCCTTCTTCGGGGTGCTCATCAACGGGACGATCAGCACGCTCGTAACCACGAACGGCAAGCTTCTCTCCAGCTGGGCGAATATCGCGACTGCGGCGCTGCTCTGCTTCTTCATCATTTTGCAAAGCGTATTTGCATATTGGAAGAACCAAGCGAGGTGA
- a CDS encoding carbohydrate ABC transporter permease → MSETKKRKQGTFWKENKGFLFILPWLIGFLTFKGYPFLSSLVYSFTDFQLFNGISKVGLQNYAEIFHNKKILSAFSITFRYAFMTVPLKLVFALFVAYILNFKIKGVKIFRTVYYIPSILGGSVAIAVLWKAIFKDDGIINMLLAIFGVNGPNWLADKNAALFIICLLRVWQFGSSMVIFLAALKGVSPDLYEAASLDGAGKWRQFFTITVPLITPVIFYNLVTQLVQAFQEFNGPYIITQGGPRGATTLVSLLIYNNAFKKYDMGLASAQAWVLFVVLMLFTLILQYSQKHWVYYSDEEA, encoded by the coding sequence ATGTCAGAAACAAAGAAAAGAAAGCAGGGAACATTCTGGAAGGAAAACAAGGGCTTCCTCTTTATCCTTCCGTGGCTGATCGGCTTCCTCACGTTCAAGGGGTATCCGTTCCTATCCTCTCTGGTTTACAGCTTCACCGATTTTCAGCTCTTCAATGGGATCTCGAAGGTCGGGCTGCAGAACTATGCGGAGATTTTCCATAACAAGAAGATCCTGTCCGCATTCAGCATCACCTTCCGTTACGCGTTTATGACGGTGCCGCTGAAGCTCGTCTTCGCTCTGTTTGTGGCATACATTCTTAACTTCAAGATCAAGGGCGTAAAGATCTTCCGTACCGTTTACTACATTCCCTCCATCCTCGGCGGCTCCGTGGCGATCGCCGTGCTCTGGAAGGCGATCTTCAAGGACGACGGCATCATCAATATGCTGCTGGCGATATTCGGCGTGAATGGTCCGAACTGGCTGGCGGACAAGAATGCCGCCCTCTTCATTATCTGCCTTCTCCGCGTATGGCAGTTCGGCTCCTCCATGGTGATCTTCCTCGCGGCGCTGAAGGGCGTGTCTCCGGATCTTTACGAGGCGGCATCGCTGGACGGCGCGGGCAAGTGGCGGCAGTTCTTCACGATCACCGTGCCGCTGATCACGCCGGTCATCTTCTATAACCTCGTGACACAGCTCGTGCAGGCGTTTCAGGAGTTCAACGGGCCGTACATCATCACGCAGGGCGGTCCGAGAGGCGCGACCACGCTGGTATCTCTGCTGATCTACAACAACGCGTTCAAGAAGTATGACATGGGGCTTGCGAGCGCACAGGCATGGGTGCTGTTTGTCGTACTGATGCTCTTTACACTGATCCTGCAGTACAGCCAGAAGCATTGGGTTTACTATTCGGATGAGGAGGCATAA
- a CDS encoding glycoside hydrolase family 28 protein, which translates to MSFDIRAVFPRSICLEMQSSEIYETAPYRILLNGEERLADTRNAVSLFGLSPDTEYSLTVIRGEERTEQRFRTNRESVLLNVRDFGAAGDGVTNDTAALQAAIAACPAEGTVSFPAGTYLSGPLFLKSRIRLYLEKDAVLLGDPERAHYPLLPGMTEGAEGEYNLASWEGNPETSFASLLTGIDVTELDIYGEGTIDGNADCADWWVDPKRKRTAWRPKTIFLCRCEGVRMQGITVRNSPSWTIHPYYSERIALYNAEIWNPSDSPNTDGFDPESCRDVLLLGCRISVGDDCIAIKSGKLYMSTHYHRAAECITVRNCLLERGHGSVTIGSEAAGGVADVEVSQCIFRGTDRGLRIKTRRGRGPYTVYDGIRFHDIRMEDVLMPFTLNMFYFCDPDGHSDYVQNQTALPVDERTPRIGTITAENIRCTGAEACILCAYGLPEQYIGCLRLRNIEAVFRPRAERKPRQAIMMDHFPDLDGVSVYARNVQKLVLDRLSIAGSADEEPQLINVNEYDSQNVVYHT; encoded by the coding sequence ATGAGCTTTGACATCCGCGCGGTTTTTCCGCGCAGCATCTGTCTGGAAATGCAGAGCTCCGAGATCTATGAGACAGCTCCCTACCGTATCCTCCTGAATGGGGAGGAGCGGCTCGCGGATACGAGAAATGCGGTCAGTCTCTTCGGACTCTCTCCGGATACCGAATACAGCCTGACTGTGATCCGGGGAGAAGAGAGGACGGAGCAGCGCTTCCGGACCAATCGGGAGTCCGTGCTTCTCAATGTACGGGACTTCGGTGCGGCGGGAGACGGCGTGACGAACGATACCGCAGCATTACAGGCGGCGATCGCGGCCTGCCCGGCGGAGGGGACGGTATCTTTCCCGGCGGGAACCTATCTTTCCGGTCCGCTCTTCCTGAAGAGCCGCATCCGGCTCTATCTGGAAAAGGATGCGGTGCTCCTCGGAGATCCGGAGAGGGCGCATTATCCGCTCCTCCCGGGGATGACGGAGGGCGCGGAGGGCGAATACAATCTGGCGAGCTGGGAGGGGAACCCCGAAACGAGCTTCGCCTCGCTGCTCACCGGCATTGACGTAACGGAGCTGGATATCTACGGAGAGGGGACGATCGACGGCAATGCCGACTGTGCCGACTGGTGGGTGGATCCGAAGCGGAAGCGGACGGCGTGGAGACCGAAGACGATCTTCCTCTGCCGTTGTGAGGGCGTGCGAATGCAGGGCATCACGGTACGGAACTCGCCAAGCTGGACGATACATCCGTACTACAGCGAGCGGATCGCACTCTACAATGCAGAGATTTGGAATCCCTCGGATTCCCCGAATACGGACGGCTTCGATCCGGAGAGCTGCCGGGATGTCCTGCTGCTGGGCTGCCGGATCTCGGTCGGAGACGACTGCATCGCCATAAAGAGTGGCAAGCTCTATATGAGCACGCATTACCACAGGGCGGCGGAGTGCATCACGGTGCGGAACTGTCTGCTCGAGCGGGGGCACGGCTCGGTGACCATCGGGTCGGAGGCGGCAGGCGGTGTTGCCGATGTCGAGGTTTCACAGTGCATCTTCCGGGGGACGGACAGAGGGCTCCGCATCAAGACCCGCCGCGGCAGGGGACCGTACACTGTTTACGACGGGATCCGCTTCCATGATATCCGGATGGAGGATGTCCTGATGCCGTTCACGCTGAATATGTTTTATTTCTGCGATCCGGACGGGCACAGCGACTATGTGCAGAATCAGACGGCGCTACCCGTGGACGAGCGGACGCCGCGGATCGGGACGATCACCGCGGAGAATATCCGCTGCACCGGTGCGGAGGCGTGCATCCTCTGTGCCTACGGGCTGCCGGAGCAGTACATCGGCTGTCTCAGGCTGCGGAACATAGAGGCGGTCTTCCGACCGAGGGCAGAGCGGAAGCCGCGGCAGGCGATCATGATGGATCATTTCCCGGATCTGGACGGCGTTTCCGTCTACGCGAGAAATGTGCAGAAGCTGGTGCTTGACCGGCTCTCCATCGCGGGCTCCGCGGACGAGGAACCGCAGCTCATCAACGTAAATGAATACGACAGTCAAAATGTCGTGTATCATACATAA
- a CDS encoding substrate-binding domain-containing protein, whose translation MNKTERLLSELTAEISKNLQQGRYRFPTERELTLRYRCSRRTVRAALQALSEKGYLRRIQGSGCFLSGLSPTERENRIALLLEQPDDYTHPALVHALRDNLRQRGFRLEVFDTRADFFEERRILSTHCLGGGFRGIFSHAFRLLENPNLDLYERLSHAGTPILFLHRGYENFPFPSLSPDEYGGVRQAVQLLRRSHPKRLIGIFHSDIPEEALRLSAFLRVLREEGLPFSGDFLLLLSADLPSEEMRRQIRHFLQTPPANSALLCGSDRIAQQVMELCAALRIAVPAELSLLSFDESYLSMLGEFRFSSYGLHSPGPGEAAADWMLQKTGGQTPPPALLHWELSHYDTVLLR comes from the coding sequence ATGAACAAAACAGAACGACTGCTTTCCGAGCTTACTGCGGAAATTTCTAAAAATCTTCAGCAGGGGCGCTATCGCTTCCCGACGGAGCGAGAGCTGACGCTTCGCTACCGGTGCAGCCGGCGAACCGTGCGCGCCGCCCTGCAGGCGCTCTCGGAGAAGGGCTATCTCCGCCGCATTCAGGGCAGCGGCTGCTTCCTCAGCGGGCTCTCTCCGACAGAACGGGAAAACCGGATCGCGCTGCTGCTGGAGCAGCCGGACGACTATACCCATCCGGCGCTCGTTCATGCGCTTCGGGACAATCTCCGGCAGCGGGGCTTCCGGCTCGAGGTCTTCGATACCCGGGCGGATTTCTTCGAGGAGCGGAGAATTCTCTCTACGCATTGTCTCGGCGGCGGCTTCCGCGGAATTTTTTCTCACGCCTTCCGGCTCCTGGAAAATCCGAATCTCGACCTCTATGAACGTCTCTCTCATGCCGGCACGCCGATTCTCTTTCTGCACCGCGGCTACGAAAATTTCCCCTTTCCGAGCCTTTCCCCTGATGAATACGGAGGCGTGCGGCAGGCGGTACAGCTCCTGCGGAGAAGCCATCCGAAGAGGCTGATCGGGATCTTTCATAGCGATATCCCCGAGGAAGCCCTGCGGCTCTCCGCTTTTCTCCGCGTACTGCGGGAGGAGGGGCTCCCCTTCTCCGGGGATTTCCTGCTGCTTCTGTCTGCGGATCTGCCGTCCGAAGAGATGCGGCGTCAGATCCGGCACTTCCTGCAGACGCCGCCGGCGAATTCCGCTCTCCTCTGCGGCTCCGACCGGATCGCACAGCAGGTTATGGAGCTCTGCGCCGCGCTTCGAATCGCAGTCCCCGCAGAGCTCTCCCTGCTCAGCTTCGACGAGAGCTATCTCAGTATGCTCGGCGAATTCCGCTTCTCCTCCTATGGTCTGCACTCTCCCGGTCCCGGAGAGGCAGCCGCAGACTGGATGCTGCAAAAAACAGGAGGACAGACGCCGCCGCCTGCCCTCCTGCATTGGGAGCTCTCCCATTATGATACCGTGCTGCTGCGGTAG
- a CDS encoding sugar ABC transporter ATP-binding protein, translated as MEEHVIIEMRNIRKTFPGVVALDNAQLTIREGEIHALMGENGAGKSTIIKCLTGVYERDAGEVYMKGVDGNIRNHSTMDAQRIGIATVYQEVNLCPNLSVAENLFLGRAPRTRLGGIDWREMNRRAQGLMDNLQLPLDVTKNLENYSLAIRQMVAIARAVNMDCRVLILDEPTSSLDDKEVEKLFGLMRSLRERGVGILFVTHFLEQVYAVCDRITVMRNGSFVGDYTVAELPRVKLVAAMLGKDFDDLAAIRKEGDDAKRGELLLSAEGLSHRGTIKPFHFEIHRGEVVGITGLLGSGRSELVRCIYGADRAQSGRLTMKGKVLHISAPIDSIRAGMAYLPDDRKSDGCIGGLSVRENIILALQARKGIFRQIPRAEQNAIADKYIEMLHIKTASRETPIAQLSGGNQQKAILARWLCTEPELLILDEPTRGIDIGTKTEFQRLILQFAGEGMSIIFISSEIEEMLRTCSRMCVMRDGEKIGEISAAEAEMTQETIMNAIAGGAVHEA; from the coding sequence ATGGAGGAACATGTAATCATTGAAATGCGGAATATCCGGAAAACCTTCCCCGGGGTCGTTGCGCTGGACAATGCGCAGCTTACCATCCGGGAGGGCGAGATCCATGCGCTGATGGGAGAGAACGGAGCAGGAAAGTCCACCATCATCAAGTGCCTGACCGGAGTCTATGAGAGGGATGCCGGAGAGGTGTATATGAAGGGCGTGGACGGAAATATCCGGAACCATTCTACGATGGATGCACAGCGGATCGGTATCGCGACGGTCTATCAGGAGGTTAACCTCTGTCCGAATCTGAGTGTCGCGGAGAACCTGTTCCTCGGGAGAGCGCCGCGGACGAGGCTCGGCGGCATCGACTGGAGAGAAATGAACCGCCGCGCGCAGGGGCTCATGGACAATCTGCAGCTCCCGTTGGATGTGACGAAGAACCTTGAGAATTACTCGCTCGCGATCCGGCAGATGGTGGCGATCGCCAGAGCGGTCAATATGGACTGCCGGGTGCTCATCCTGGATGAGCCGACCTCCAGTCTCGACGACAAGGAGGTGGAGAAGCTGTTCGGTCTGATGCGCTCCCTTCGGGAGAGAGGCGTGGGGATACTCTTTGTGACACACTTCCTCGAGCAGGTTTATGCGGTCTGTGACAGGATCACGGTCATGCGGAACGGGAGCTTCGTCGGAGATTATACTGTAGCGGAGCTGCCGAGGGTGAAGCTCGTTGCGGCGATGCTCGGCAAGGACTTCGACGATCTCGCTGCGATCAGGAAGGAGGGGGACGATGCGAAGAGGGGCGAGCTGCTGCTCTCCGCGGAGGGGCTGTCTCACAGGGGGACGATCAAGCCCTTTCATTTCGAGATTCACAGAGGAGAGGTCGTGGGGATCACCGGACTGCTCGGCAGCGGGAGATCTGAACTGGTGCGCTGCATCTACGGCGCGGACAGGGCACAGAGCGGCAGGCTCACGATGAAGGGAAAGGTGCTTCATATCTCGGCGCCGATCGATTCTATCCGCGCGGGTATGGCATATCTGCCGGATGACAGAAAGTCGGACGGCTGCATCGGAGGTCTCTCCGTCCGGGAAAACATCATTCTCGCTTTGCAGGCGAGAAAGGGAATTTTCCGGCAGATTCCGAGAGCGGAGCAGAATGCGATCGCCGACAAGTATATCGAGATGCTTCACATCAAGACTGCTTCCCGCGAGACGCCGATCGCGCAGCTCTCCGGCGGGAACCAGCAGAAGGCGATCCTCGCACGCTGGCTCTGCACGGAGCCGGAGCTGCTGATTCTGGACGAGCCGACGCGGGGCATCGACATCGGAACCAAGACGGAGTTTCAGCGGCTGATTCTGCAATTTGCGGGAGAGGGCATGAGCATCATTTTCATTTCCTCCGAGATCGAGGAGATGCTCCGTACCTGCTCACGGATGTGTGTGATGCGAGACGGAGAAAAGATCGGAGAGATCAGTGCGGCGGAGGCGGAGATGACACAGGAGACGATTATGAACGCAATTGCGGGAGGTGCAGTGCATGAAGCTTAG
- a CDS encoding ABC transporter substrate-binding protein has translation MKKVTKAMAGAMAVSMVLGLAACGSGKPAETSAAAETAAETSAAAETKAAETAGGSVNLRISWWGGDSRHEATLKALDEYMAANPNVKIDSEYGAWSGWTDKIATQLAGNSEPDLLQINWNWIYQFSGDGNGFYDMNQLKDSFDLTQYDEKLLSQMTIDGKLQGVPVATTGRVFYWNKQAWEKAGLELPKSFADLLAAGPVFKEKLGDDYYPLAAGEYDLTMLLTYYMQEKYGKAWVEDGKLNYTVEELADGFDFLKSLEANHVIPSQEKLKGDGADSLDKNPNFIDGKYAGLYEWDSAAKKMQGALSDGQELVIGEYPADYGTPSTIYKVSMGFAVSKNSKNPEEAAKLLDYLLNGDGVKTMALERGVVSSKAAQKTLEEADLLKGTTFEANKLATANFVFPLSPYYEDSALKDSAEGAYYEIMDNMSFDGEDSKALAQQMIDAVDGVESSKG, from the coding sequence ATGAAGAAAGTCACGAAAGCAATGGCAGGCGCAATGGCGGTAAGCATGGTGCTGGGGCTCGCAGCCTGCGGCTCCGGAAAGCCGGCGGAGACGAGCGCAGCGGCGGAGACTGCGGCAGAGACGAGCGCGGCGGCAGAGACGAAGGCGGCAGAGACAGCGGGCGGCTCCGTGAATCTCCGGATCTCATGGTGGGGCGGCGATTCCAGACATGAGGCTACGCTGAAGGCGCTGGATGAGTACATGGCGGCGAATCCGAACGTGAAGATCGATTCCGAGTACGGCGCATGGTCCGGCTGGACAGATAAGATTGCGACCCAGCTCGCCGGAAACTCCGAGCCGGATCTGCTCCAGATCAACTGGAACTGGATCTATCAGTTCTCCGGTGATGGCAACGGCTTCTATGACATGAACCAGCTGAAGGACAGCTTCGACCTCACGCAGTATGATGAGAAGCTTCTTTCCCAGATGACGATTGACGGCAAGCTGCAGGGCGTACCGGTAGCGACCACGGGACGTGTATTCTACTGGAACAAGCAGGCATGGGAGAAGGCAGGACTTGAGCTTCCGAAGAGCTTCGCGGATCTCCTCGCAGCAGGCCCGGTATTCAAGGAGAAGCTCGGCGATGACTATTATCCGCTCGCAGCGGGAGAGTATGACCTGACCATGCTCCTGACCTACTATATGCAGGAGAAGTACGGCAAGGCATGGGTAGAGGACGGCAAGCTGAACTATACCGTAGAGGAGCTTGCGGACGGCTTCGACTTCCTGAAGAGCCTCGAGGCGAACCATGTGATTCCGAGCCAGGAGAAGCTGAAAGGCGACGGCGCGGATTCCCTCGACAAGAATCCGAACTTCATTGACGGCAAGTATGCAGGCCTTTATGAGTGGGATTCCGCAGCGAAGAAGATGCAGGGTGCGCTTTCGGACGGGCAGGAGCTCGTGATCGGCGAGTATCCGGCGGACTACGGCACACCGTCCACGATCTACAAGGTTTCCATGGGGTTTGCAGTGTCGAAGAATTCCAAGAACCCGGAGGAGGCTGCGAAGCTGCTGGATTATCTTCTGAACGGAGACGGCGTGAAGACCATGGCGCTGGAGAGAGGCGTGGTCAGCTCCAAGGCAGCGCAGAAGACCCTCGAGGAGGCAGACCTCCTGAAGGGTACGACCTTCGAGGCGAACAAGCTCGCGACGGCAAACTTTGTATTCCCGCTGAGCCCGTATTATGAGGACTCCGCACTGAAGGATTCCGCAGAGGGCGCATACTACGAGATCATGGATAACATGAGCTTCGACGGCGAGGATTCGAAGGCACTCGCACAGCAGATGATCGACGCCGTTGACGGCGTAGAGTCCAGCAAGGGCTGA
- a CDS encoding ABC transporter permease, giving the protein MKLRNITKQQLFLPFFMMVLVLLVNLLKSPDFFAIHMQNGVLYGRLIDVLNRGSEIAILAVGQTLVVAVSAGTDISVGSVMSLAACGSCMLLAGYGVNSATALQVPLFLGLLFGILLGALCGAFNGFLVSRLRIQPMVATLILFTAARAIGLLLCNNQITYIRYEPYRYFGNFIPGCPVPTAIFITIFVIAAVALLLRRTAMGLYIQSVGINARAARISGISSEAVCFLCYLLCGICAGIAGLVASSRIYSADSNNIGLNYELDAILAVALGGNSLGGGRFNMAGSVIGAYTIQAITTTLLAMGVSTDQAPVVKALIVVLIVVIQAPVFRGWLERRELRRGKGKETVYA; this is encoded by the coding sequence ATGAAGCTTAGAAATATCACGAAGCAGCAGCTCTTCCTTCCGTTCTTTATGATGGTGCTCGTGCTGCTGGTAAACCTCCTGAAGAGTCCGGATTTTTTCGCGATCCACATGCAGAACGGCGTACTTTACGGGCGGCTGATCGATGTGCTGAACCGAGGCTCGGAGATCGCGATCCTCGCGGTGGGACAGACGCTGGTCGTCGCGGTTTCCGCCGGAACGGATATTTCCGTCGGCTCGGTGATGAGTCTCGCTGCCTGCGGGAGCTGTATGCTGCTCGCCGGTTACGGGGTCAACAGTGCGACAGCGCTTCAGGTGCCGCTCTTTCTCGGGCTGCTCTTCGGCATCCTGCTCGGCGCGCTCTGCGGCGCATTCAACGGCTTCCTCGTATCGAGGCTTCGTATCCAGCCGATGGTGGCGACGCTGATCCTCTTCACGGCAGCGCGGGCAATCGGTCTTCTGCTCTGCAACAATCAGATCACCTATATCCGCTATGAGCCGTATAGGTATTTCGGGAATTTCATTCCGGGCTGCCCCGTGCCGACGGCGATCTTCATTACGATATTCGTGATCGCTGCGGTCGCGCTGCTGCTCCGGAGGACGGCGATGGGGTTATATATCCAGTCTGTCGGGATCAATGCGAGGGCGGCGCGTATCAGCGGGATTAGCTCGGAGGCGGTCTGCTTCCTCTGCTATCTGCTCTGCGGCATCTGCGCGGGGATCGCAGGTCTCGTTGCCTCCTCCCGGATCTATTCGGCGGATTCCAACAACATCGGGCTCAACTACGAGCTGGATGCGATTCTGGCGGTAGCACTCGGCGGGAACAGTCTGGGCGGCGGCCGCTTCAATATGGCGGGCTCCGTCATCGGAGCCTACACGATTCAGGCGATCACGACGACGCTGCTCGCTATGGGGGTCTCCACCGATCAGGCGCCGGTGGTGAAGGCGCTGATCGTGGTGCTGATCGTCGTGATTCAGGCACCGGTCTTCCGGGGCTGGCTGGAGCGGCGGGAGCTTCGCCGAGGGAAGGGAAAGGAGACGGTATATGCTTAG
- a CDS encoding ABC transporter substrate-binding protein → MKRRLMTGFMAAALAGTVLAGCGGTKSAETDAVTEAVKTEGAKTAEATEKTEEKTADGAMITVGFAQVGHESDWRTASTNSVQAALSRENGIDLQFVDCDNDSAAQLEAVRNFIQQGVDYIVIDPIISTGWDIVLTEADDAGIPVIVIDRTIDDSDKYVSWVGSEFTNEGLAAGAWLEAYAEKNGVSELNILEITGTTGSSAEIGRTSGFHKYIEKNGWNLLDSQTGDFTQEGGQSVMESYCKSYEGKFNVVICQNDNEAFGAIDAMTAAGVKFGVGGDVILISFDACTAGLTDVLAGKINADFQCNPLQGPDCLNIIKKLEAGEKVEKKTFMAEPWYVAEEGLSEISYTNNAGKAVTEPLVPVDQAVVDAAY, encoded by the coding sequence ATGAAAAGAAGACTTATGACAGGCTTTATGGCGGCAGCACTCGCGGGGACGGTGCTGGCGGGCTGCGGCGGCACGAAGTCCGCGGAGACGGACGCTGTAACAGAGGCGGTGAAGACCGAGGGAGCGAAGACGGCGGAAGCGACAGAGAAGACAGAGGAGAAGACGGCGGACGGTGCGATGATTACGGTAGGCTTCGCGCAGGTAGGGCATGAGTCGGACTGGAGAACCGCCTCTACGAATTCCGTACAGGCGGCACTCTCCAGGGAAAACGGCATCGACCTGCAGTTTGTGGACTGCGATAACGATTCCGCGGCGCAGCTCGAGGCAGTTCGCAACTTCATCCAGCAGGGGGTGGATTACATCGTGATCGACCCGATCATTTCGACCGGCTGGGACATCGTTCTCACCGAGGCGGACGATGCCGGTATTCCGGTGATCGTCATCGACCGAACCATCGACGACTCTGATAAATATGTGTCATGGGTCGGTTCGGAATTCACGAACGAGGGACTTGCGGCAGGGGCATGGCTTGAGGCATACGCGGAGAAGAACGGGGTTTCCGAGCTGAATATATTGGAGATCACCGGCACGACCGGCTCCTCTGCGGAGATCGGACGGACGAGCGGCTTCCATAAGTATATCGAGAAGAACGGCTGGAACCTGCTGGATTCCCAGACCGGCGACTTCACGCAGGAGGGCGGGCAGTCTGTCATGGAGTCCTATTGCAAGTCCTATGAGGGCAAGTTCAATGTCGTGATTTGCCAGAACGACAACGAGGCATTCGGTGCCATCGACGCCATGACCGCGGCAGGCGTGAAATTCGGAGTCGGCGGCGATGTGATCCTGATTTCCTTTGACGCCTGCACCGCCGGACTCACGGATGTGCTTGCCGGGAAGATCAATGCGGACTTCCAGTGCAACCCCCTGCAGGGACCGGATTGCCTGAATATCATCAAGAAGCTGGAGGCAGGGGAAAAGGTAGAGAAGAAGACCTTCATGGCAGAGCCGTGGTATGTGGCGGAGGAGGGTCTCAGTGAGATCAGCTATACCAACAATGCCGGTAAGGCGGTTACAGAGCCGCTCGTGCCGGTGGATCAGGCTGTCGTAGACGCCGCATATTGA